One region of Parerythrobacter jejuensis genomic DNA includes:
- a CDS encoding helix-turn-helix domain-containing protein, with amino-acid sequence MNRAESSAPIVRNAASGYWGHDLVRREVGNAVFQLHEANAPPECVTAHGHHGAHIVFVTSGAYVTSVTGENGFVATPVAVMNPPGMWHRDHFVGGRGSFMTVDLHCDDLEDGYARHDQSQSGLALLARIAACLSSADPLALEDSAALLVEKFTPLGAPERQDPGAIALAYDAIMASEEPWLLTASHLAQAACMHPNSLPRAFRNHFGRTASQIAKARQVELCADAIAKRDYPLAEAAIAFGFCDQAHMTGAFRRVTGLPPARWLKMVSQR; translated from the coding sequence GTGAACCGGGCCGAATCTTCCGCGCCGATCGTGCGCAATGCGGCAAGCGGCTATTGGGGTCACGACTTGGTCCGGCGCGAAGTGGGCAATGCAGTGTTCCAGTTGCACGAGGCCAATGCACCGCCCGAATGTGTGACGGCGCACGGCCATCATGGCGCGCATATCGTGTTCGTGACCTCCGGCGCCTATGTCACCAGCGTGACCGGCGAAAATGGATTCGTTGCCACACCGGTTGCGGTGATGAACCCGCCAGGCATGTGGCATCGCGATCATTTCGTAGGCGGGCGCGGCAGTTTCATGACGGTGGATCTGCATTGCGATGACTTGGAAGATGGCTACGCCCGGCATGATCAGTCGCAAAGCGGCCTGGCCCTTCTCGCCCGGATTGCGGCCTGCCTCAGTTCCGCCGATCCTTTGGCATTGGAAGACAGTGCGGCGCTACTCGTTGAGAAATTCACCCCCCTTGGTGCACCGGAACGCCAGGACCCCGGCGCCATCGCGTTGGCCTATGACGCGATCATGGCGAGCGAAGAGCCATGGCTTTTGACCGCTAGCCACTTGGCGCAGGCGGCCTGCATGCATCCGAATTCCCTGCCGCGTGCTTTCCGCAATCACTTCGGGCGTACGGCCTCACAGATCGCCAAGGCCCGGCAGGTCGAGCTGTGTGCCGACGCAATTGCAAAGCGGGACTATCCGCTTGCCGAAGCTGCCATCGCTTTCGGGTTCTGTGACCAGGCCCATATGACCGGCGCCTTTCGCAGGGTCACCGGGCTGCCTCCGGCGCGCTGGCTAAAAATGGTTTCACAACGTTAG
- a CDS encoding serine hydrolase domain-containing protein produces the protein MKTTSIKALCAAIAPILMISQPLSAQPASEQIDTKVEAGEFNRTTSILLTRGDQVLHESYYDEGGAGALRNTRSVTKTVTGMLVGIAVARGALPGADAKVLDYFPFTPDNPDPRKSAMTVEDLLTMSGPLECNDSNPWSRGNEERMYTIEDWPRFFLDLPIRGFPAWQPKPADSPYGRAFSYCTAGVSTLGAVIESATGEQLEDYANTHLFAPLGIDTTEWQFSPLGLAQGGGGLGLSSRSLEKLGRLYLDGGKVGDQQIVPADWVAASIAPKASVPDQEGVEYGYLWWQRSYSHDGKSYRGASMSGNGGNKVIIIPELDLVAVITTTNFGQGNAHQVSDRLFEEHLLPLAVAAG, from the coding sequence ATGAAAACCACCTCTATCAAGGCCCTTTGTGCCGCCATCGCCCCTATCCTTATGATCAGCCAGCCCCTTTCCGCCCAACCGGCATCAGAACAGATCGACACCAAGGTCGAAGCCGGCGAGTTCAATCGCACCACCAGCATTCTGCTCACCCGGGGCGACCAGGTCTTGCACGAAAGCTATTACGACGAGGGCGGCGCCGGGGCGTTGCGCAACACTCGCTCCGTCACCAAGACGGTCACCGGTATGCTCGTCGGCATCGCCGTGGCGCGCGGGGCCCTGCCCGGGGCCGATGCCAAGGTCTTGGACTATTTCCCGTTTACGCCGGACAATCCCGACCCGCGCAAATCCGCCATGACAGTGGAAGATCTGCTGACGATGAGCGGGCCGCTGGAGTGCAATGATTCCAACCCGTGGTCACGCGGGAATGAGGAGCGGATGTACACGATCGAGGATTGGCCACGCTTCTTCCTTGATCTGCCGATCAGGGGCTTCCCCGCCTGGCAGCCCAAGCCCGCAGACAGCCCCTATGGTCGCGCGTTCTCCTATTGCACGGCCGGCGTTTCAACGCTTGGCGCAGTGATCGAAAGCGCAACGGGCGAGCAATTGGAAGACTATGCCAATACGCACCTGTTTGCCCCCTTGGGAATCGACACAACAGAATGGCAATTCTCGCCCTTGGGCCTGGCACAAGGCGGCGGCGGTCTTGGACTATCCTCGCGCTCATTGGAAAAGCTTGGGCGGCTCTATCTCGATGGCGGGAAGGTGGGTGACCAGCAGATCGTACCGGCCGACTGGGTCGCGGCATCGATTGCGCCCAAGGCTAGCGTGCCCGACCAGGAGGGGGTCGAATACGGGTATCTGTGGTGGCAGCGCAGCTATTCCCATGACGGCAAGTCCTATCGCGGTGCATCGATGAGCGGAAATGGCGGCAACAAGGTCATCATCATCCCGGAACTGGATTTGGTTGCCGTGATCACCACCACCAATTTCGGCCAAGGCAATGCCCACCAGGTGAGCGATCGCCTGTTCGAAGAGCACCTGTTGCCGCTGGCGGTTGCAGCGGGCTAG
- a CDS encoding LysR family transcriptional regulator has translation MRLGEPSLDQLRIFLAVEEEGSFGGAARRMGRAVSAISYGIAQMEAQLGVTLFARQGSRKPVLTEAGRGLLAEARAVADRSDALLAKTRSLHQGLESDVSLVLDVMVPGDVTAQVLGEFRTMFPTVSLNLFVEGLGAVVACLLENDAQLAIGGPVIGDHPELERQAIGEIELIPVAAPTHPLASPEIAPGESRKHLQLILSDRSTLTEGREFSVLSPLSWRLGDLGAKHALLKEGIGWGNMPRHMVSGDLARGTLVELDLPEKPGDRYTLSALWRRDQRPGPATSWLIDTIRDTLADCAD, from the coding sequence GTGCGCTTAGGAGAACCCAGCCTCGACCAGCTCCGCATCTTCCTCGCCGTGGAGGAGGAAGGCAGCTTTGGCGGTGCCGCGCGGCGGATGGGGCGGGCAGTGTCTGCTATCAGCTACGGGATTGCGCAGATGGAGGCCCAGCTGGGCGTGACCCTGTTCGCACGCCAAGGTTCGCGCAAACCGGTGCTAACCGAGGCGGGACGGGGATTATTGGCCGAAGCGCGCGCGGTGGCGGATCGCTCCGATGCGTTGCTCGCCAAAACCCGCAGCCTGCATCAGGGGCTCGAAAGCGATGTATCGCTAGTGCTTGACGTGATGGTACCCGGCGATGTCACCGCACAGGTGCTTGGCGAATTCCGCACCATGTTTCCGACTGTTTCGCTCAACCTGTTTGTTGAAGGGCTAGGCGCGGTTGTCGCGTGCCTGCTGGAAAATGATGCGCAATTGGCCATTGGCGGCCCGGTTATTGGCGATCACCCCGAGCTGGAGCGGCAGGCCATTGGCGAGATCGAGTTGATCCCCGTCGCCGCGCCCACCCATCCGCTTGCTTCGCCGGAGATTGCGCCGGGGGAAAGTCGTAAGCATTTGCAATTGATCCTGTCCGACCGCTCCACCCTGACCGAGGGGCGAGAATTCTCGGTGCTCAGCCCGCTCAGCTGGCGTTTGGGCGATCTGGGCGCGAAGCACGCCTTGCTGAAAGAAGGCATCGGTTGGGGGAACATGCCGCGCCATATGGTCTCCGGAGACCTCGCCCGTGGCACGCTGGTGGAGCTCGATCTGCCCGAAAAGCCGGGCGACCGCTACACCCTCAGCGCGCTATGGCGGCGCGACCAGCGACCGGGCCCGGCGACCAGCTGGCTGATCGACACCATCCGCGACACGCTGGCAGACTGCGCGGATTGA
- a CDS encoding pirin family protein, with protein MIEHRPFKTLGSANHGWLDAHHHFSFASYHDPERVNWGSLRVWNDDTIQAGTGFPTHPHNDMEIITYVRKGAITHRDSMGNEGRTEAGDVQVMSAGSGIRHSEYNREDEDTQIFQIWIIPEERGGEPAWGARPFPKGDRAGAFVPLASGAANDGASGDDGALPIRTDARVLGATVKAGESITYTTRDASRHLYLVPATGKVQIEDVEAEARDGVAITHLESVTITALEDSELVLVDAA; from the coding sequence ATGATCGAACACCGTCCCTTCAAAACGCTCGGCTCTGCCAATCACGGCTGGCTCGATGCACATCACCATTTTTCCTTCGCCAGCTACCATGATCCGGAGCGGGTCAACTGGGGTAGCCTGCGGGTCTGGAATGATGACACGATTCAGGCCGGTACCGGCTTCCCCACCCATCCGCATAACGACATGGAAATCATCACCTATGTTCGCAAAGGCGCCATCACCCACCGCGACAGCATGGGCAATGAAGGCCGCACCGAAGCAGGCGATGTCCAGGTGATGAGCGCAGGCAGTGGCATTCGCCATTCCGAATACAACCGCGAGGACGAGGATACCCAGATCTTCCAGATCTGGATCATCCCCGAAGAGCGCGGCGGTGAGCCGGCATGGGGTGCCCGCCCCTTCCCCAAAGGCGATCGGGCGGGTGCATTCGTGCCGCTCGCCAGCGGAGCTGCAAACGATGGTGCTTCGGGGGATGACGGCGCATTGCCCATCCGCACCGATGCCCGTGTGTTGGGCGCAACGGTGAAAGCGGGCGAGAGCATCACCTACACCACGCGAGATGCGTCCCGGCACCTTTATCTGGTGCCTGCCACCGGCAAGGTGCAGATCGAAGATGTCGAAGCCGAAGCCCGCGACGGCGTTGCCATCACCCACCTCGAAAGCGTCACCATTACCGCGCTCGAAGACAGCGAACTCGTCCTCGTCGACGCAGCCTGA
- a CDS encoding FMN-dependent NADH-azoreductase: protein MSTILHITASIRGEESVTNALSTTLAEGLSAKTGAQIVTRDLSKNDVPFVSANRFEANLTPAADRTPAQQDLAHFADQLIAELQAADSVVFGVPIYNFGAPASVKAWADMVARAGTTFAYTATGPKGLLEGKKAYLAVASGGTPVGGDMDFMTPWLTFFLGFLGINDVELVYADGIMGEGGEEKIAAAKAQAKEMAA, encoded by the coding sequence ATGTCCACTATCCTGCACATCACCGCCAGCATCCGCGGCGAAGAGTCCGTTACCAATGCACTCAGCACCACTTTGGCCGAAGGTCTTTCGGCCAAGACCGGCGCACAGATTGTGACCCGCGATTTGTCAAAGAATGACGTGCCGTTCGTTTCGGCCAACCGCTTCGAGGCGAACCTGACACCGGCCGCCGATCGCACACCGGCGCAACAAGATCTTGCCCATTTCGCCGACCAGCTAATCGCCGAATTGCAAGCTGCCGACAGTGTGGTGTTCGGGGTGCCGATCTACAATTTCGGAGCCCCTGCAAGTGTCAAGGCGTGGGCTGATATGGTCGCCCGTGCCGGAACTACGTTTGCTTACACTGCGACCGGACCCAAAGGGCTGCTCGAAGGCAAGAAAGCCTATCTCGCCGTCGCTTCTGGTGGCACACCGGTCGGCGGTGACATGGACTTCATGACCCCGTGGTTGACCTTTTTCCTTGGTTTCCTGGGCATCAATGACGTCGAACTGGTCTATGCCGATGGCATCATGGGTGAAGGTGGCGAAGAGAAAATCGCTGCGGCCAAGGCCCAGGCAAAAGAAATGGCTGCATGA
- a CDS encoding DoxX family protein translates to MTSTQQNALTLVARLLLALLFILAGVNKVGAMEGTVGYITSKGLPLPEVAYFGTVALEIGAGLLLAIGFKARYAAGALGIFSILTAVFFHNDFAQQNEITAFLKNLAIAGGMFAIAAHGPGKFALDKG, encoded by the coding sequence ATGACCTCGACCCAGCAAAACGCTCTGACTCTCGTCGCACGCCTGTTGCTTGCGCTGCTATTTATCCTGGCCGGCGTGAACAAAGTGGGCGCGATGGAAGGGACCGTGGGCTACATCACATCCAAAGGCCTGCCGCTACCCGAGGTTGCCTATTTCGGCACCGTGGCGCTGGAAATCGGAGCCGGGCTACTTCTCGCGATCGGGTTCAAGGCGCGCTATGCAGCTGGCGCGCTAGGTATCTTCTCGATCCTGACCGCGGTGTTTTTCCACAATGACTTCGCGCAGCAGAACGAGATTACGGCCTTTCTCAAGAACCTCGCCATTGCCGGCGGCATGTTCGCGATTGCGGCTCACGGGCCAGGGAAGTTTGCGCTCGATAAGGGCTGA
- a CDS encoding NAD(+) synthase — protein MSGPENFFDMHRHGFVRVATATPSMRTADVPFNRDGIIAEAKKAHEQQVDLVVYPELCVSSYAIDDLHLQTAMLDACEEAVGAIVEASLGLTPVLVIGAPLRRNGKIYNCALAIANGQLLGVVPKSFLPNYREFYEKRWFTHGRNCQGLDITVAGHSVPFGTDVIFAASNVPGFTFGIEICEDFWSPNPPGTLAALAGATILTNLSASPITIGRADDRKLHCRSSSARSICAYVYSASGHGESTTDLAWDGQGVIYEMGELMGESTRFDLEPELCVVDVDTSRILAERMRNQTFADAAEHEKRPEDWYRTISFDHAHVAGDKGLQRPIRRFPFVPGSQHTLDEDCYEAFNIQVDALMRRIGATNPQSLVIGISGGLDSTHALIVAAKACDRLGLPRSTIRGYTMPGFGTSDGTKSNAWKLMEVMEITAEEIDIKPTAQMMLENIGHAFANGEPVYDTTFENVQAGLRTDYLFRLSGQHKGFVVGTGDLSELALGWCTYGVGDQMSHYGVNSGVPKTLIQYLIRWTISTGQFSDQCDAVLQAILDTEISPELVPAGEDGTMQSTESQIGPYELNDFFLHHIIRYGQSPSKVAFLAWHAWKAAGEGQWPAGFPEDRKNQYDLATIRQWLEKFLWRFFQFSQFKRSALPNGPKVSSGGALSPRGDWRAPSDAVAKVWLDELKREVPES, from the coding sequence ATGAGCGGCCCAGAGAATTTCTTCGACATGCACCGCCACGGTTTCGTGCGGGTTGCCACGGCCACGCCCAGTATGCGTACCGCCGATGTGCCGTTCAATCGCGACGGGATCATTGCCGAGGCGAAGAAGGCGCATGAGCAGCAGGTTGACCTGGTGGTCTATCCCGAATTGTGCGTGTCTTCCTACGCGATCGATGACCTGCATTTGCAAACCGCCATGCTGGACGCGTGCGAGGAGGCGGTGGGGGCGATTGTCGAGGCGAGCCTGGGTTTGACGCCGGTGCTGGTGATCGGCGCGCCGTTGCGCCGCAACGGCAAGATTTACAATTGCGCGCTGGCCATCGCAAACGGTCAACTTCTGGGAGTCGTACCGAAAAGCTTCCTGCCCAATTACCGCGAGTTTTATGAAAAGCGCTGGTTCACCCATGGCCGCAATTGCCAGGGGCTGGATATTACCGTGGCCGGACACAGCGTGCCTTTCGGCACCGACGTCATCTTTGCCGCAAGCAATGTGCCCGGCTTCACATTCGGGATCGAGATCTGCGAGGATTTCTGGAGCCCCAATCCGCCCGGCACCCTGGCTGCATTGGCAGGCGCGACGATCCTGACCAACCTTTCCGCCAGCCCGATTACCATTGGCCGTGCGGATGATCGCAAACTGCATTGCCGTTCCAGCTCAGCTCGCTCGATCTGCGCGTATGTGTATTCCGCCAGCGGGCACGGCGAAAGTACCACCGACCTTGCATGGGACGGGCAGGGCGTCATCTACGAAATGGGCGAGTTGATGGGTGAAAGCACCCGTTTCGATCTCGAGCCGGAACTGTGCGTGGTCGATGTCGACACCAGCCGCATCCTGGCCGAACGGATGCGCAACCAGACGTTTGCCGATGCAGCAGAGCATGAGAAGCGGCCCGAAGACTGGTATCGCACGATCAGTTTCGACCATGCGCATGTGGCAGGCGACAAGGGTTTGCAACGCCCGATCCGGCGTTTCCCCTTTGTGCCGGGCAGCCAACACACGTTGGACGAAGATTGCTACGAGGCGTTCAACATCCAGGTTGATGCCTTGATGCGGCGGATCGGCGCGACCAATCCGCAATCGCTGGTGATCGGCATTTCAGGCGGACTCGATTCGACCCACGCACTGATCGTGGCGGCCAAAGCGTGTGACCGGTTGGGCCTGCCGCGCAGCACCATTCGCGGCTACACCATGCCCGGCTTCGGCACATCGGACGGGACCAAATCGAACGCCTGGAAGCTGATGGAAGTGATGGAGATCACTGCCGAGGAAATCGACATCAAGCCAACCGCGCAAATGATGCTGGAAAATATCGGCCACGCCTTCGCCAATGGCGAGCCGGTATATGATACGACTTTCGAAAATGTGCAGGCGGGCCTGCGGACCGATTACCTGTTCCGCCTGTCTGGCCAGCACAAGGGTTTTGTCGTCGGCACGGGCGATCTGAGCGAGCTGGCGCTAGGCTGGTGCACCTATGGCGTAGGCGACCAGATGAGCCATTACGGCGTCAATTCCGGCGTGCCCAAGACGCTCATCCAGTATCTGATCCGGTGGACGATCAGCACCGGGCAATTCAGCGACCAGTGCGATGCCGTATTGCAAGCCATTCTCGACACCGAAATCTCGCCCGAATTGGTGCCTGCAGGCGAAGATGGCACAATGCAGAGCACCGAGAGCCAGATCGGGCCGTATGAGCTGAACGACTTCTTCCTCCACCACATCATCCGTTACGGCCAGAGCCCGAGCAAAGTGGCGTTCCTGGCGTGGCATGCGTGGAAGGCAGCGGGTGAAGGGCAATGGCCGGCCGGCTTCCCGGAGGACCGCAAGAACCAGTATGATCTGGCCACGATCCGCCAGTGGCTCGAGAAATTCCTGTGGCGTTTCTTCCAGTTCAGCCAATTCAAGCGCAGCGCCTTGCCCAATGGCCCGAAAGTCAGCAGCGGTGGCGCGCTGAGCCCGCGCGGCGATTGGCGCGCACCGAGCGATGCGGTGGCGAAGGTTTGGCTGGACGAATTGAAACGCGAAGTGCCGGAAAGCTAG
- a CDS encoding DNA topoisomerase IB produces the protein MASGSSELIFVDDNLPGISRKGAGRGFAYYDPAGRLIKDREEKARLNAIALPPAYVDAWFCPAPNGHILATGYDDKGRKQYRYHPEFRTMREGEKFDQCLAFGEFLPLIRQRVERDIVGEEPTRSRILAAVVRLLDMGHLRIGNEAYKKRNQSYGASTLRDRHAEIDGSTVTVEFTGKGGKDRSVTLVDEELARAVEDARDVPGKHLFQYYDGGGQRQRLDSSDVNGYLRDAMGEDFSAKNFRTWHASVLAYTMLADSTDRPTISAVLEEVSDKLGNTPAVARNSYIHPAVIDILSRDGGWEEWRAALDLPRATKYLTRHERGLISLLQQAPPAQELLAA, from the coding sequence ATGGCAAGCGGATCATCAGAACTCATATTTGTCGACGACAACCTTCCCGGCATTTCACGCAAAGGCGCCGGTCGCGGTTTTGCCTATTACGATCCGGCAGGGCGCTTGATCAAAGATCGGGAGGAGAAGGCCCGCCTGAATGCAATCGCCTTGCCCCCAGCTTATGTCGATGCATGGTTTTGCCCAGCGCCCAATGGCCACATCCTTGCCACCGGCTATGATGACAAGGGCCGCAAGCAATACCGGTATCATCCTGAATTTCGCACCATGAGAGAGGGCGAGAAGTTCGACCAATGCCTGGCTTTCGGGGAATTTCTGCCTTTGATACGCCAACGCGTAGAACGCGATATCGTGGGCGAGGAACCGACCCGCTCTAGGATTCTGGCCGCCGTGGTGCGGCTGCTCGATATGGGGCACCTGCGGATCGGGAACGAAGCCTACAAGAAACGCAACCAGAGCTATGGTGCTTCGACATTGCGCGATCGCCACGCCGAAATCGATGGCAGCACAGTTACGGTCGAATTTACCGGCAAGGGCGGGAAAGACCGCTCGGTAACGCTGGTCGACGAGGAGTTGGCTCGCGCTGTCGAGGACGCGCGCGACGTGCCCGGGAAGCATCTGTTCCAATACTACGATGGCGGTGGGCAGCGCCAGCGGCTCGATAGCAGCGACGTGAACGGCTATCTGCGAGATGCTATGGGGGAAGATTTTTCAGCCAAGAACTTCCGCACCTGGCATGCCTCCGTCTTGGCTTACACCATGCTCGCGGATTCGACCGACCGGCCTACGATCAGTGCTGTGCTCGAAGAAGTGTCAGACAAGCTAGGCAACACCCCGGCGGTTGCCCGCAACAGCTATATCCATCCGGCGGTGATCGATATCCTGTCACGCGATGGCGGCTGGGAGGAATGGCGCGCAGCGTTGGACTTACCCCGTGCGACCAAATATCTGACCCGACACGAACGCGGGCTGATCTCCCTTTTGCAACAAGCCCCGCCGGCGCAGGAATTGCTTGCAGCTTAG
- the yghU gene encoding glutathione-dependent disulfide-bond oxidoreductase gives MADPTYTPPEVWTNDTENGGRFASINRPTAGAREQKDLPVGEHPYQLYSLATPNGVKANIILEELIEAGHDLDYDAWVINIGDGTQFTSGFVDINPNSKIPALLDRSGDTPVRVFESGAILMHLAEKYGAFLGSAEIRAEMLSWLFWQVGSAPFIGGGFGHFYAYAPEKYEYPINRYAMETKRLFDVADKRLAETQFLAGNEYTIADMATYPWLAPFVFGVIYEEAKTFLSINEYENVARWVHEISERPAVKRARMVNKVWGEENTQVPNRHSAADFEGKDI, from the coding sequence ATGGCCGACCCTACTTACACTCCGCCCGAAGTCTGGACCAATGACACCGAAAACGGCGGACGGTTCGCCAGCATTAATCGCCCTACAGCCGGTGCGCGCGAACAGAAGGATCTGCCAGTCGGTGAGCACCCCTACCAACTCTATTCCCTCGCCACCCCGAACGGGGTGAAAGCCAACATCATCCTCGAGGAGCTGATCGAGGCGGGGCATGACCTCGATTATGATGCCTGGGTCATCAACATCGGTGACGGCACCCAGTTCACCAGTGGCTTCGTCGATATCAATCCCAATTCCAAGATTCCGGCCCTGCTCGATCGCAGCGGCGATACGCCGGTGCGCGTGTTCGAAAGCGGCGCGATCCTGATGCATCTGGCAGAGAAATACGGCGCTTTTCTTGGCTCGGCCGAAATCCGCGCGGAGATGCTCAGCTGGCTGTTCTGGCAAGTTGGAAGCGCGCCCTTCATTGGCGGCGGCTTTGGCCATTTCTACGCCTATGCGCCCGAGAAATACGAATATCCGATCAACCGCTACGCGATGGAAACAAAGCGGCTGTTCGATGTCGCCGACAAGCGCCTGGCCGAAACGCAATTCCTTGCCGGTAACGAATATACGATTGCCGACATGGCCACCTATCCGTGGCTTGCCCCTTTCGTGTTCGGCGTGATCTATGAAGAGGCCAAGACGTTCCTCTCGATCAACGAATACGAGAATGTCGCGCGCTGGGTGCACGAGATCTCGGAACGCCCTGCGGTCAAGCGGGCACGGATGGTCAACAAGGTGTGGGGAGAGGAAAACACCCAGGTTCCCAATCGTCATTCCGCCGCTGATTTCGAAGGTAAGGATATTTAG
- a CDS encoding MFS transporter: protein MARQSDEKIGLREKVGYGVGDLASGLYLNFFGVFLFYYFVDLGSVAPAAIALMLLLSKLVDAFTDPMMGAIADRTRTRWGRYRPYLLFGALPFGLFGAAVFLFPDMAPGPMLVYAYVTYGLAMLAYTAVNVPYGGLLGTISPSASERSSVTAYRMFFSALSGILLGLLGTTLIRELGGGDEARGILLTMTCIALFGTFCIWISFATTKERIPPTESHGSIWGDVRVLVRTGPWLAVAAAAILGVLAIAARFASAKFFFKYVAGDDGTPVFAFLDRLGLFLTALAIGQISGVVLGNYLRHGLEKRTIIILGGALKCSGILLFYILPLDAVWPQTLIQLLIGVGFGLLMVMSFSMFTDIAEYVDWKSGLQMTGLVVAASVFAVKVGVGLGSAVPGFVMELTGFDASAPTQSESALVGIQLAFALIPAAALAPAIVAISFYRLDRARISQVEAELSSRRLANS, encoded by the coding sequence TTGGCCCGGCAGTCGGACGAGAAAATCGGGTTACGCGAGAAGGTCGGATACGGCGTGGGCGACCTCGCTTCCGGGCTCTATCTCAACTTCTTCGGCGTTTTCCTGTTTTATTATTTCGTCGATCTGGGCAGCGTCGCGCCAGCGGCAATCGCGCTGATGCTGCTCCTGTCCAAGCTGGTCGACGCCTTCACCGATCCGATGATGGGTGCCATTGCCGATCGAACCCGCACGCGCTGGGGCCGTTATCGCCCCTATTTGCTATTCGGGGCCTTGCCCTTCGGCCTGTTCGGCGCGGCGGTTTTCCTGTTCCCTGACATGGCACCGGGGCCAATGCTGGTTTACGCCTATGTGACTTACGGGCTGGCGATGCTCGCTTACACCGCCGTGAATGTACCCTATGGCGGACTCTTGGGGACAATATCGCCGTCGGCAAGCGAACGTTCGAGCGTCACAGCCTATCGCATGTTCTTCTCTGCGCTGAGCGGAATCCTTCTCGGTCTTCTCGGCACCACGCTTATCCGCGAGCTGGGCGGAGGTGACGAGGCGCGCGGCATATTGCTCACCATGACCTGTATCGCGTTGTTCGGCACATTCTGCATCTGGATCAGCTTCGCCACGACCAAAGAACGGATCCCGCCAACCGAGAGCCACGGCAGCATCTGGGGCGATGTCCGGGTCTTGGTGCGCACAGGGCCCTGGCTGGCGGTTGCTGCTGCAGCGATCCTTGGCGTTCTTGCCATCGCTGCACGCTTCGCCAGCGCAAAGTTCTTCTTCAAGTATGTCGCAGGTGATGACGGGACGCCTGTGTTTGCTTTTCTCGATCGCCTTGGCCTGTTCCTGACCGCGCTTGCGATCGGACAGATAAGTGGAGTGGTCCTCGGCAATTATCTTCGTCATGGCCTCGAAAAACGAACGATCATCATCCTGGGCGGCGCCCTGAAGTGCTCCGGCATCCTGCTGTTCTACATTCTGCCGCTCGATGCCGTTTGGCCGCAGACGCTGATCCAGCTGTTAATCGGCGTCGGCTTTGGACTTTTGATGGTGATGAGTTTTTCCATGTTCACCGACATCGCCGAGTATGTTGACTGGAAGAGTGGGTTGCAGATGACGGGGCTGGTCGTCGCCGCTTCGGTGTTCGCGGTGAAAGTAGGTGTGGGCCTCGGTTCGGCCGTACCAGGCTTCGTTATGGAGTTGACCGGCTTTGATGCGAGTGCTCCGACGCAGAGCGAAAGCGCTTTGGTCGGTATCCAGCTGGCCTTCGCCTTGATACCCGCCGCCGCCCTTGCTCCGGCGATTGTCGCGATCAGCTTCTACAGGCTCGACCGGGCGCGAATTTCACAGGTTGAAGCAGAGCTTTCCAGCCGCCGTCTCGCAAACTCCTGA
- a CDS encoding retropepsin-like aspartic protease family protein, which translates to MDLPRSAAYMDRVSANQNDMEIIKTGFDAVAQRVAEIPQTGLLMLALLAMLVGWVGGMMIRRSVPLGRLVRGASTLVLVGVLLTVVLQVARLDPRFDLAVAEIGLPQQVVEGGETRVPLAADGHYWLQAEINGTRANFLVDTGATLTALSSETAQKAGIEPRRDRLPVSMSTANGTIRVAMTTIDEMRFGNVAARGLDAVIAPNLGETNVIGMNLLSRLAEWKVQNGVLVLVPNNPEPSLDLSGPDVSAEH; encoded by the coding sequence ATGGATTTGCCACGCAGCGCTGCCTATATGGATCGAGTGAGCGCAAACCAGAACGATATGGAAATCATCAAGACGGGTTTCGATGCTGTCGCCCAGCGGGTTGCGGAAATCCCGCAAACGGGCCTGCTGATGCTGGCGCTGCTCGCCATGCTGGTGGGCTGGGTCGGCGGGATGATGATCCGCCGCAGTGTCCCGTTGGGCAGGCTGGTGCGCGGTGCGAGCACGCTGGTGCTGGTCGGTGTGTTGCTGACCGTGGTGCTGCAGGTTGCCCGGCTCGATCCGCGCTTTGATCTGGCAGTGGCCGAAATCGGTTTGCCCCAGCAAGTGGTCGAGGGCGGCGAGACGCGCGTGCCGCTGGCCGCGGATGGGCACTATTGGCTGCAGGCGGAAATCAACGGCACCCGGGCAAATTTCCTGGTCGATACTGGCGCGACACTGACTGCGTTATCCTCTGAAACCGCGCAGAAGGCGGGGATCGAGCCGCGTCGGGACAGGCTGCCGGTCAGCATGAGCACCGCCAACGGCACCATCCGTGTTGCCATGACGACGATCGATGAAATGCGCTTCGGCAATGTCGCCGCGCGTGGCCTCGATGCGGTCATCGCGCCCAATTTGGGCGAAACCAATGTGATCGGCATGAACCTGCTCAGCCGACTGGCCGAATGGAAAGTGCAAAACGGGGTGCTGGTGCTGGTCCCCAACAATCCGGAACCGTCGCTGGACCTGTCCGGGCCGGACGTTTCGGCTGAGCATTAG